The following coding sequences lie in one Apium graveolens cultivar Ventura chromosome 3, ASM990537v1, whole genome shotgun sequence genomic window:
- the LOC141712998 gene encoding protein FAR1-RELATED SEQUENCE 5 isoform X3: MVLGSNETWFMCGRDTLAVNMDNEVLEFDIALGGGSVGDDVVVDIETALDDVDQDMDNSSPVDGAAFSSSLGVGGGQLFVPQGDPDLEPYEGMEFESEEAAKAFYNSYARRVGFSTRVSSSRRSRKDGAIIQRSFVCAKEGFRNLNEKRTKDREIKRPRTITRVGCKAALSVKIQEESGKWVVSGFVKEHNHELVPPDQVHCLRSHRQISGPAKTLIDTLQAAGMGPRRIMSALIKEYGGISKVGFTEVDCRNYMRNNRQKSSEGDIQLLLDYLRQMHADNPSFFYAVQGDEEEFTGNVFWADPKARENYTYFGDTVTFDTTYRSNRYRLPFAPFIGVNHHGQPVLFGCAFLTNESESSFIWLFRTWLTAMSGRPPISITTDYDALIGSAIMQVFPQACHRFCKWHIFKKCQEKLSHMFLQHPSFEADFHKCVNLTDSVDDFESFWFSLVDKYELRDHEWLQTLYSVRRQWVLVYMRDSFFAEMSITQRSDSMNSFFDGYVNASTSLSQFFKLYEKALESRNEKEVKADYDTINSSPVLRTPSPMEKQASELYTRKLFMRFQEELVGTLTFMASKVEDNGEITTYQVAKYGENHKANYVKFDVLDGLEMQKAALSWKSILTTNIAAIWSLIFTDIILYAVKPLNLWMKVRNQSILTLWQ; the protein is encoded by the exons ATG GTTTTGGGATCAAATGAAACATGGTTCATGTGCGGAAGAGATACATTGGCAGTGAACATGGATAACGAGGTCTTAGAATTTGATATAGCTTTGGGGGGTGGAAGTGTGGGAGATGATGTTGTAGTGGATATTGAAACTGCTCTTGATGATGTTGACCAAGATATGGACAATAGCTCACCTGTGGATGGTGCTGCGTTTAGTAGTTCGTTGGGTGTTGGTGGTGGACAACTGTTTGTTCCTCAGGGAGACCCGGACCTTGAGCCTTATGAGGGAATGGAATTTGAATCTGAAGAGGCTGCCAAAGCATTTTATAATTCGTATGCCCGGCGGGTTGGCTTTAGCACACGTGTAAGTTCTTCCCGTCGGTCAAGGAAGGATGGGGCAATCATTCAGCGGTCATTTGTTTGTGCCAAAGAAGGGTTCCGCAATTTGAATGAAAAGCGCACAAAAGATAGAGAGATCAAACGTCCCCGCACCATAACCCGAGTCGGATGCAAAGCAGCATTGTCTGTGAAGATACAAGAAGAGTCTGGAAAGTGGGTTGTTTCAGGTTTCGTTAAGGAGCACAATCATGAGCTGGTCCCCCCTGATCAAGTTCATTGCCTACGTTCCCATCGGCAAATCTCAGGCCCTGCTAAGACCTTGATTGACACCTTGCAGGCAGCTGGGATGGGTCCTCGCCGTATCATGTCAGCCTTGATTAAAGAATATGGAGGTATAAGCAAAGTTGGGTTTACTGAGGTGGACTGCAGGAATTACATGAGAAATAACCGCCAAAAAAGCTCAGAAGGTGACATTCAGCTGCTTTTGGATTATTTGAGACAAATGCATGCAGATAACCCATCCTTCTTCTATGCGGTGCAGGGTGACGAAGAAGAATTTACTGGTAATGTTTTCTGGGCCGATCCAAAGGCAAGGGAAAATTACACTTATTTTGGTGATACTGTCACATTTGACACAACTTACAGGTCAAATAGGTATCGCTTGCCTTTTGCACCTTTTATCGGGGTAAATCATCATGGACAACCAGTGTTGTTTGGGTGTGCTTTCCTTACAAATGAATCAGAATCATCATTTATCTGGCTATTTAGGACATGGCTTACTGCAATGTCTGGACGTCCTCCGATATCAATTACCACAGACTACGATGCATTAATAGGTTCAGCTATCATGCAGGTTTTTCCACAGGCCTGCCATCGTTTCTGCAAATGGCACATTTTCAAGAAATGCCAAGAGAAGTTGTCCCATATGTTCCTTCAACATCCAAGTTTTGAGGCAGACTTCCATAAGTGTGTAAACTTGACTGATTCAGTGGATGATTTTGAGTCTTTCTGGTTTTCTCTAGTTGACAAGTATGAACTCAGGGATCATGAATGGCTTCAAACACTGTACTCTGTTCGTCGGCAATGGGTGCTAGTATATATGCGTGATAGCTTTTTTGCAGAAATGTCTATTACCCAACGCAGTGATAGTATGAACTCTTTTTTTGATGGGTATGTTAATGCTTCAACTAGTTTGAGTCAGTTctttaaattatatgaaaaagcATTGGAGAGTCGGAATGAGAAAGAAGTAAAAGCTGATTATGACACGATAAACAGTTCTCCTGTTCTGAGGACCCCTTCTCCGATGGAGAAACAAGCATCTGAGTTGTACACAAGGAAATTATTCATGAGATTCCAGGAGGAGCTGGTTGGGACACTTACTTTCATGGCTTCAAAAGTAGAGGACAATGGAGAAATCACAACCTACCAGGTCGCGAAATATGGGGAGAACCATAAAGCAAACTATGTCAAATTTGATGTCCTAG ATGGACTAGAAATGCAAAAAGCAGCGTTATCTTGGAAGAGCATTCTAACAACAAATATAGCAGCTATTTGGAGTCTCATATTTACCGATATAATACTCTACGCCGTGAAGCCTTTAAATTTGTGGATGAAGGTGCGGAATCAGTCGATACTTACATTGTGGCAGTAG
- the LOC141712998 gene encoding protein FAR1-RELATED SEQUENCE 5 isoform X1 yields MVLGSNETWFMCGRDTLAVNMDNEVLEFDIALGGGSVGDDVVVDIETALDDVDQDMDNSSPVDGAAFSSSLGVGGGQLFVPQGDPDLEPYEGMEFESEEAAKAFYNSYARRVGFSTRVSSSRRSRKDGAIIQRSFVCAKEGFRNLNEKRTKDREIKRPRTITRVGCKAALSVKIQEESGKWVVSGFVKEHNHELVPPDQVHCLRSHRQISGPAKTLIDTLQAAGMGPRRIMSALIKEYGGISKVGFTEVDCRNYMRNNRQKSSEGDIQLLLDYLRQMHADNPSFFYAVQGDEEEFTGNVFWADPKARENYTYFGDTVTFDTTYRSNRYRLPFAPFIGVNHHGQPVLFGCAFLTNESESSFIWLFRTWLTAMSGRPPISITTDYDALIGSAIMQVFPQACHRFCKWHIFKKCQEKLSHMFLQHPSFEADFHKCVNLTDSVDDFESFWFSLVDKYELRDHEWLQTLYSVRRQWVLVYMRDSFFAEMSITQRSDSMNSFFDGYVNASTSLSQFFKLYEKALESRNEKEVKADYDTINSSPVLRTPSPMEKQASELYTRKLFMRFQEELVGTLTFMASKVEDNGEITTYQVAKYGENHKANYVKFDVLGMRAKCSCKMFEFSGLLCRHVLAVFRVTNVLTLPSHYVLKRWTRNAKSSVILEEHSNNKYSSYLESHIYRYNTLRREAFKFVDEGAESVDTYIVAVDALQEASNIVGFAIKNEGKMAMMSGRNKEDLSNRATHSTWNQQGTMGQQLSEDDMDKKIRELTEELECANRKSEFYRAKLLSVLKDIKQHKQQLSLKVENIKLNLRDSM; encoded by the exons ATG GTTTTGGGATCAAATGAAACATGGTTCATGTGCGGAAGAGATACATTGGCAGTGAACATGGATAACGAGGTCTTAGAATTTGATATAGCTTTGGGGGGTGGAAGTGTGGGAGATGATGTTGTAGTGGATATTGAAACTGCTCTTGATGATGTTGACCAAGATATGGACAATAGCTCACCTGTGGATGGTGCTGCGTTTAGTAGTTCGTTGGGTGTTGGTGGTGGACAACTGTTTGTTCCTCAGGGAGACCCGGACCTTGAGCCTTATGAGGGAATGGAATTTGAATCTGAAGAGGCTGCCAAAGCATTTTATAATTCGTATGCCCGGCGGGTTGGCTTTAGCACACGTGTAAGTTCTTCCCGTCGGTCAAGGAAGGATGGGGCAATCATTCAGCGGTCATTTGTTTGTGCCAAAGAAGGGTTCCGCAATTTGAATGAAAAGCGCACAAAAGATAGAGAGATCAAACGTCCCCGCACCATAACCCGAGTCGGATGCAAAGCAGCATTGTCTGTGAAGATACAAGAAGAGTCTGGAAAGTGGGTTGTTTCAGGTTTCGTTAAGGAGCACAATCATGAGCTGGTCCCCCCTGATCAAGTTCATTGCCTACGTTCCCATCGGCAAATCTCAGGCCCTGCTAAGACCTTGATTGACACCTTGCAGGCAGCTGGGATGGGTCCTCGCCGTATCATGTCAGCCTTGATTAAAGAATATGGAGGTATAAGCAAAGTTGGGTTTACTGAGGTGGACTGCAGGAATTACATGAGAAATAACCGCCAAAAAAGCTCAGAAGGTGACATTCAGCTGCTTTTGGATTATTTGAGACAAATGCATGCAGATAACCCATCCTTCTTCTATGCGGTGCAGGGTGACGAAGAAGAATTTACTGGTAATGTTTTCTGGGCCGATCCAAAGGCAAGGGAAAATTACACTTATTTTGGTGATACTGTCACATTTGACACAACTTACAGGTCAAATAGGTATCGCTTGCCTTTTGCACCTTTTATCGGGGTAAATCATCATGGACAACCAGTGTTGTTTGGGTGTGCTTTCCTTACAAATGAATCAGAATCATCATTTATCTGGCTATTTAGGACATGGCTTACTGCAATGTCTGGACGTCCTCCGATATCAATTACCACAGACTACGATGCATTAATAGGTTCAGCTATCATGCAGGTTTTTCCACAGGCCTGCCATCGTTTCTGCAAATGGCACATTTTCAAGAAATGCCAAGAGAAGTTGTCCCATATGTTCCTTCAACATCCAAGTTTTGAGGCAGACTTCCATAAGTGTGTAAACTTGACTGATTCAGTGGATGATTTTGAGTCTTTCTGGTTTTCTCTAGTTGACAAGTATGAACTCAGGGATCATGAATGGCTTCAAACACTGTACTCTGTTCGTCGGCAATGGGTGCTAGTATATATGCGTGATAGCTTTTTTGCAGAAATGTCTATTACCCAACGCAGTGATAGTATGAACTCTTTTTTTGATGGGTATGTTAATGCTTCAACTAGTTTGAGTCAGTTctttaaattatatgaaaaagcATTGGAGAGTCGGAATGAGAAAGAAGTAAAAGCTGATTATGACACGATAAACAGTTCTCCTGTTCTGAGGACCCCTTCTCCGATGGAGAAACAAGCATCTGAGTTGTACACAAGGAAATTATTCATGAGATTCCAGGAGGAGCTGGTTGGGACACTTACTTTCATGGCTTCAAAAGTAGAGGACAATGGAGAAATCACAACCTACCAGGTCGCGAAATATGGGGAGAACCATAAAGCAAACTATGTCAAATTTGATGTCCTAGGTATGAGAGCTAAATGTAGTTGCAAGATGTTTGAGTTCTCAGGTCTTCTTTGTAGGCATGTACTGGCTGTCTTTAGAGTAACAAATGTTCTTACCCTTCCATCTCATTATGTTTTGAAAAGATGGACTAGAAATGCAAAAAGCAGCGTTATCTTGGAAGAGCATTCTAACAACAAATATAGCAGCTATTTGGAGTCTCATATTTACCGATATAATACTCTACGCCGTGAAGCCTTTAAATTTGTGGATGAAGGTGCGGAATCAGTCGATACTTACATTGTGGCAGTAGATGCTCTACAAGAGGCTTCTAATATAGTTGGTTTTGCCATTAAGAATGAGGGAAAAATGGCCATGATGAGTGGGCGTAATAAGGAAGATTTGTCCAATCGAGCAACTCATAGCACTTGGAATCAGCAGGGGACCATGGGTCAACAGCTGTCTGAG
- the LOC141712998 gene encoding protein FAR1-RELATED SEQUENCE 5 isoform X2 — MCGRDTLAVNMDNEVLEFDIALGGGSVGDDVVVDIETALDDVDQDMDNSSPVDGAAFSSSLGVGGGQLFVPQGDPDLEPYEGMEFESEEAAKAFYNSYARRVGFSTRVSSSRRSRKDGAIIQRSFVCAKEGFRNLNEKRTKDREIKRPRTITRVGCKAALSVKIQEESGKWVVSGFVKEHNHELVPPDQVHCLRSHRQISGPAKTLIDTLQAAGMGPRRIMSALIKEYGGISKVGFTEVDCRNYMRNNRQKSSEGDIQLLLDYLRQMHADNPSFFYAVQGDEEEFTGNVFWADPKARENYTYFGDTVTFDTTYRSNRYRLPFAPFIGVNHHGQPVLFGCAFLTNESESSFIWLFRTWLTAMSGRPPISITTDYDALIGSAIMQVFPQACHRFCKWHIFKKCQEKLSHMFLQHPSFEADFHKCVNLTDSVDDFESFWFSLVDKYELRDHEWLQTLYSVRRQWVLVYMRDSFFAEMSITQRSDSMNSFFDGYVNASTSLSQFFKLYEKALESRNEKEVKADYDTINSSPVLRTPSPMEKQASELYTRKLFMRFQEELVGTLTFMASKVEDNGEITTYQVAKYGENHKANYVKFDVLGMRAKCSCKMFEFSGLLCRHVLAVFRVTNVLTLPSHYVLKRWTRNAKSSVILEEHSNNKYSSYLESHIYRYNTLRREAFKFVDEGAESVDTYIVAVDALQEASNIVGFAIKNEGKMAMMSGRNKEDLSNRATHSTWNQQGTMGQQLSEDDMDKKIRELTEELECANRKSEFYRAKLLSVLKDIKQHKQQLSLKVENIKLNLRDSM; from the coding sequence ATGTGCGGAAGAGATACATTGGCAGTGAACATGGATAACGAGGTCTTAGAATTTGATATAGCTTTGGGGGGTGGAAGTGTGGGAGATGATGTTGTAGTGGATATTGAAACTGCTCTTGATGATGTTGACCAAGATATGGACAATAGCTCACCTGTGGATGGTGCTGCGTTTAGTAGTTCGTTGGGTGTTGGTGGTGGACAACTGTTTGTTCCTCAGGGAGACCCGGACCTTGAGCCTTATGAGGGAATGGAATTTGAATCTGAAGAGGCTGCCAAAGCATTTTATAATTCGTATGCCCGGCGGGTTGGCTTTAGCACACGTGTAAGTTCTTCCCGTCGGTCAAGGAAGGATGGGGCAATCATTCAGCGGTCATTTGTTTGTGCCAAAGAAGGGTTCCGCAATTTGAATGAAAAGCGCACAAAAGATAGAGAGATCAAACGTCCCCGCACCATAACCCGAGTCGGATGCAAAGCAGCATTGTCTGTGAAGATACAAGAAGAGTCTGGAAAGTGGGTTGTTTCAGGTTTCGTTAAGGAGCACAATCATGAGCTGGTCCCCCCTGATCAAGTTCATTGCCTACGTTCCCATCGGCAAATCTCAGGCCCTGCTAAGACCTTGATTGACACCTTGCAGGCAGCTGGGATGGGTCCTCGCCGTATCATGTCAGCCTTGATTAAAGAATATGGAGGTATAAGCAAAGTTGGGTTTACTGAGGTGGACTGCAGGAATTACATGAGAAATAACCGCCAAAAAAGCTCAGAAGGTGACATTCAGCTGCTTTTGGATTATTTGAGACAAATGCATGCAGATAACCCATCCTTCTTCTATGCGGTGCAGGGTGACGAAGAAGAATTTACTGGTAATGTTTTCTGGGCCGATCCAAAGGCAAGGGAAAATTACACTTATTTTGGTGATACTGTCACATTTGACACAACTTACAGGTCAAATAGGTATCGCTTGCCTTTTGCACCTTTTATCGGGGTAAATCATCATGGACAACCAGTGTTGTTTGGGTGTGCTTTCCTTACAAATGAATCAGAATCATCATTTATCTGGCTATTTAGGACATGGCTTACTGCAATGTCTGGACGTCCTCCGATATCAATTACCACAGACTACGATGCATTAATAGGTTCAGCTATCATGCAGGTTTTTCCACAGGCCTGCCATCGTTTCTGCAAATGGCACATTTTCAAGAAATGCCAAGAGAAGTTGTCCCATATGTTCCTTCAACATCCAAGTTTTGAGGCAGACTTCCATAAGTGTGTAAACTTGACTGATTCAGTGGATGATTTTGAGTCTTTCTGGTTTTCTCTAGTTGACAAGTATGAACTCAGGGATCATGAATGGCTTCAAACACTGTACTCTGTTCGTCGGCAATGGGTGCTAGTATATATGCGTGATAGCTTTTTTGCAGAAATGTCTATTACCCAACGCAGTGATAGTATGAACTCTTTTTTTGATGGGTATGTTAATGCTTCAACTAGTTTGAGTCAGTTctttaaattatatgaaaaagcATTGGAGAGTCGGAATGAGAAAGAAGTAAAAGCTGATTATGACACGATAAACAGTTCTCCTGTTCTGAGGACCCCTTCTCCGATGGAGAAACAAGCATCTGAGTTGTACACAAGGAAATTATTCATGAGATTCCAGGAGGAGCTGGTTGGGACACTTACTTTCATGGCTTCAAAAGTAGAGGACAATGGAGAAATCACAACCTACCAGGTCGCGAAATATGGGGAGAACCATAAAGCAAACTATGTCAAATTTGATGTCCTAGGTATGAGAGCTAAATGTAGTTGCAAGATGTTTGAGTTCTCAGGTCTTCTTTGTAGGCATGTACTGGCTGTCTTTAGAGTAACAAATGTTCTTACCCTTCCATCTCATTATGTTTTGAAAAGATGGACTAGAAATGCAAAAAGCAGCGTTATCTTGGAAGAGCATTCTAACAACAAATATAGCAGCTATTTGGAGTCTCATATTTACCGATATAATACTCTACGCCGTGAAGCCTTTAAATTTGTGGATGAAGGTGCGGAATCAGTCGATACTTACATTGTGGCAGTAGATGCTCTACAAGAGGCTTCTAATATAGTTGGTTTTGCCATTAAGAATGAGGGAAAAATGGCCATGATGAGTGGGCGTAATAAGGAAGATTTGTCCAATCGAGCAACTCATAGCACTTGGAATCAGCAGGGGACCATGGGTCAACAGCTGTCTGAG